One Pirellulales bacterium DNA segment encodes these proteins:
- a CDS encoding MMPL family transporter: MKNSFFTRHALGLLMLVTFLLPLVLMGAKLTLRSNRNDVKEWLPASYRETGEYQWFQKNFANETFVLISWDGCTLGDERIKILSEKLMPDAAVPYQGPKLFNRLLTGQTAVDQMTGPPLNLSEAEAISRLRGSLIGPDPKVNQTCVVLTLSKAGKESPRKAVDLIYTTALESGVAKEAIHMGGPPVDNVALDKEGERMLFLLAGLSGLIGLGLSWWYMQNARLVALVLMTSVYGAALSLAIVKFTGNTMDSILLNMPSIVYTMGMSGAIHIINYWRHNAARYGMDGATTRAVKMAWLPCLLSASTTSLGLISLCTSELHPICKFGFYAALGVMSTLTLLYTYVPSALELWGPKVERIDPANPVVPDERERNHRRRMGWIADKICSHQRLVWASFLFVMVVTGYGLTRSSTTVNLMALFSKNSQIVQSYSWLEDHLGPLVPMEIVVRLDEKNCNLSFLDRMELVQQIQRKVEKLKDVGSTLSAATFADIDQAGGKSGSGLGGAGLRLLGGARTRRAVLNKRLAEHRPDFLKGDYLAEDDGQELWRINVRVAALKNVDYGLFVDDIKAVVEPIVQKERAKGYRGIDGVTYTGLTPLVYKAQHSLLSGLITSFCWAFVMIAAVMALNFRSVVAGLLCMIPTVWPVAVVFGMLGWLGIDIDIGTMMTAGVAMGVCVDDTLHYATWFRRALRMGLNRAQATRFAYENAAKAMYQSSFVVGFGLAAFGVSAFMPTRRFGLLMLALLNFGLMADLLLTPAMMAGPLGYFFSKWWIKPKELEAPAAAEAEIAIPEAAKPSDRAGIGAPSSVPAPHVPLRSEPGIIPLSNPTRRRDQAASPPAKRGLGQ; the protein is encoded by the coding sequence ATGAAAAACTCGTTTTTCACTCGCCATGCCCTCGGGCTCTTGATGTTGGTGACGTTCTTGTTGCCGCTGGTGCTGATGGGCGCAAAACTGACGCTCCGCAGCAACCGCAACGACGTCAAGGAGTGGCTGCCGGCGTCGTATCGCGAGACGGGCGAATACCAATGGTTCCAAAAGAATTTCGCCAACGAAACGTTCGTGCTCATCAGTTGGGACGGCTGCACGCTCGGCGACGAACGGATCAAAATTCTCTCGGAAAAACTGATGCCCGACGCGGCCGTGCCCTATCAAGGGCCGAAACTCTTCAATCGGCTCCTTACGGGTCAAACGGCCGTCGATCAGATGACCGGCCCGCCGCTGAATCTCAGCGAGGCCGAGGCGATCTCCCGCTTGCGAGGTTCGCTGATCGGGCCCGATCCGAAAGTGAATCAGACATGCGTCGTGCTCACGCTGTCGAAGGCCGGCAAAGAATCGCCGCGCAAAGCCGTCGACCTGATCTACACCACGGCGCTCGAGTCGGGAGTGGCCAAAGAAGCGATCCACATGGGTGGCCCCCCCGTCGACAACGTCGCCCTGGATAAAGAAGGCGAGCGAATGCTGTTCTTGCTCGCCGGCCTGTCGGGCTTGATCGGGCTGGGGCTGTCGTGGTGGTACATGCAGAACGCGCGGCTCGTGGCCCTTGTGCTCATGACTTCGGTCTATGGGGCCGCGCTCAGCCTGGCCATCGTCAAGTTCACCGGCAACACGATGGACTCGATCCTCCTAAACATGCCCTCGATCGTTTACACGATGGGAATGTCCGGCGCGATCCACATCATCAATTATTGGCGGCACAACGCCGCCCGCTACGGCATGGACGGGGCCACCACGCGGGCCGTCAAAATGGCTTGGCTTCCATGCTTGCTGTCGGCCAGTACTACCTCGCTCGGATTGATTTCGCTTTGCACCAGCGAATTGCATCCGATCTGCAAGTTCGGCTTCTACGCAGCCCTCGGCGTGATGAGCACGCTCACCTTGCTCTACACCTATGTTCCCTCGGCGCTCGAATTGTGGGGCCCGAAGGTCGAGCGGATCGATCCGGCCAATCCGGTCGTGCCCGACGAACGGGAGCGAAATCATCGCCGCCGGATGGGCTGGATCGCCGACAAGATTTGCTCGCACCAAAGGCTCGTTTGGGCGTCGTTCCTGTTCGTCATGGTTGTCACCGGTTACGGGCTGACTCGCTCGAGCACCACGGTCAACTTGATGGCCCTGTTCTCGAAGAATTCGCAGATCGTGCAATCGTATTCCTGGTTGGAAGATCATCTCGGGCCGCTGGTGCCGATGGAAATCGTTGTGCGGCTCGACGAAAAGAATTGCAATCTCTCGTTTCTCGACCGCATGGAGTTGGTGCAACAAATCCAGCGCAAAGTCGAAAAGCTCAAAGACGTCGGCAGCACGCTTTCGGCCGCCACGTTCGCCGACATCGATCAGGCGGGCGGCAAAAGCGGTAGCGGCTTGGGAGGCGCAGGATTGCGGCTGCTCGGCGGCGCCCGGACCCGCCGTGCCGTGCTGAACAAACGGCTCGCCGAACATCGGCCCGACTTTCTCAAAGGCGACTATCTGGCCGAAGACGATGGCCAAGAGTTGTGGCGGATCAACGTTCGTGTCGCGGCCCTGAAGAATGTCGACTACGGCCTGTTCGTCGACGATATCAAGGCGGTCGTCGAGCCGATTGTCCAGAAGGAGCGCGCCAAAGGCTATCGCGGCATCGACGGTGTCACCTACACCGGCCTGACGCCGCTGGTCTACAAGGCTCAGCACTCGCTCCTCTCCGGCCTCATCACCAGCTTCTGTTGGGCGTTCGTGATGATCGCCGCAGTGATGGCGCTCAACTTCCGCAGCGTCGTGGCGGGGCTGCTGTGCATGATTCCGACCGTCTGGCCCGTGGCCGTTGTGTTCGGCATGCTCGGCTGGTTGGGGATCGACATCGACATCGGCACGATGATGACGGCGGGCGTGGCGATGGGCGTCTGCGTCGACGACACGTTGCACTACGCCACATGGTTCCGCCGCGCGTTGCGAATGGGGCTCAATCGGGCCCAGGCGACGCGGTTCGCCTACGAGAACGCGGCTAAGGCGATGTACCAAAGCAGCTTTGTCGTCGGCTTCGGGCTGGCGGCGTTTGGCGTCAGCGCGTTTATGCCCACGCGGCGGTTCGGGCTGTTGATGCTGGCCCTGCTGAATTTCGGTCTGATGGCCGATCTGTTGTTGACGCCGGCAATGATGGCCGGTCCGCTGGGCTACTTCTTTTCGAAGTGGTGGATCAAGCCGAAGGAATTAGAAGCGCCGGCCGCAGCCGAAGCAGAGATCGCTATCCCTGAGGCCGCGAAGCCGTCGGACCGTGCTGGAATCGGTGCCCCGTCGTCGGTCCCGGCTCCGCACGTTCCGCTCAGGAGCGAACCGGGCATCATCCCACTTTCGAATCCCACGCGCCGCCGCGATCAAGCCGCGTCGCCCCCCGCCAAACGCGGCCTCGGCCAATAG
- the secD gene encoding protein translocase subunit SecD, whose translation MLWSSLVVPLLAQAAPAGPAQVEHWYNAPWFLLLAAIATLVVPYLVGNLIAKSIRMPDYGWKIGLILIALTAGVVIDIAGWPPKRGIDLSGGVKLVYEIDQEKLQEVNVDEIIRRVADEANKAGPFSKRNPAKVIPAKAGTIEVRLPTIDADRVQKVEAALAALDLSNLSAQLSGPTTARREDQQTVLEYRASRSRQAPPVDMKNMVAAIQKRINPGGQLEVAIRQLGTDQIEVDIPDVDETEIQLIKRKIASAGALEFHIIADQRDTQDDGDVIEAAKRQLQNPSNDVSNGEMVVGRWVDIAPTANVHVEPFWLTRETKAGTLQVLMVADQLGVTGRYLTSASMSFGISGPQVNFQFDSVGANKFGQLTSQNLPKSNGLARWLGVVLDGQLMSAATIRSKITNAGEITGDFTQPEVEFIVGVLNAGALPAALEKNPISQESISAELGRDTIQSSEMAMFVSGIAVLIFMLFYYRFAGIVADAAVLFNLLLLLALMILLKAAFTLSGLAGLVLSIGMAVDSNVLIYERMREEKERGAALRMVIRNGFGRAMATIIDMHSTTIITGLVLYLIGTDQLKGFAVTLVLGLLVNLFTAVFCARVVFDVAERKRLLTQLKMLRLFGDTKIDFVAIMVPAICVSVLISVLGVVCFWHRSVVGPGMFDTDFTGGTVVQIVLKDSSPMTDAGVRALVEPDAKLPDSAVVTVEGKENRQFIIRTSNQDPNQVKLELAKLFGGKLQTYGVGPLADLHALKASTPATSAPTTPPAATPPPTSPPPKPAASVQSPTAPNSGATKAGEGSNSATSGGGTPGAGKAPANKTEEKSSPPSADRNKSSAIPSGGARSLSALSNRLLAILSPDALLIADTSPAVAAIDAKAPDKSTDNSADDKTPKTKAPVAKPSDKTPDDSAAATKTPATTAAAAKTATAAAPAATTPAATTPAVTTPAATTPAATTPAAKTPSPATPAPVSPTTSTPAVPASTPSGAATSPPASKTTEPPAAPSAKETPAAPSGSSIFTEPAATSGPAAFGGGTETTLNFEQEITYDGVDGLLRDALGKDVRFEVTNPNYQPGDRKPFKSWTLLVALPPDQARPLLEKFREKLGNTPVFLGVSNIGGRVAGDTQTTALYALLASIAMIVIYIWIRFQNVIYGIGAVVALIHDVFITVAALAISSYVAPYLGFALVDPFKISLNVVAAILTICGYSISDTIVIFDRIREVRGKSPDLTRDIINLSVNQTLSRTVLTVFTVLLVTLILYISGGQAIHAFAFTMLIGLISGTYSSVYIAAPCLLWMRSRKSQGTTRIQ comes from the coding sequence ATGCTTTGGTCTTCTCTGGTTGTTCCTCTCTTGGCCCAAGCCGCTCCGGCGGGCCCCGCGCAGGTCGAGCACTGGTACAACGCTCCTTGGTTCCTGCTGCTGGCGGCCATTGCGACGCTCGTCGTGCCCTATCTGGTCGGCAATCTGATCGCCAAATCGATCCGCATGCCGGACTACGGTTGGAAGATCGGCCTGATCTTGATTGCCTTGACGGCCGGCGTGGTCATCGATATCGCCGGCTGGCCGCCGAAGCGAGGCATTGATCTCAGCGGCGGTGTGAAGCTGGTCTACGAAATCGACCAGGAAAAGCTGCAAGAGGTGAATGTCGACGAAATCATTCGCCGCGTTGCCGATGAGGCGAATAAAGCCGGACCATTCAGCAAGCGAAACCCGGCCAAAGTCATCCCCGCGAAAGCCGGGACGATCGAGGTGCGCCTGCCGACGATCGATGCGGATCGAGTGCAGAAAGTGGAAGCGGCCCTGGCCGCGCTCGATCTTTCAAACCTGTCGGCGCAACTGAGCGGCCCGACGACGGCGCGGCGGGAAGACCAGCAAACCGTGCTCGAATATCGCGCATCGCGCAGCCGCCAAGCGCCGCCGGTCGATATGAAAAACATGGTCGCCGCCATTCAGAAGCGGATCAATCCCGGCGGCCAACTCGAAGTGGCTATCCGGCAGCTCGGCACGGATCAGATCGAAGTCGATATTCCCGATGTCGATGAAACCGAAATCCAACTCATCAAGCGCAAGATTGCCAGCGCCGGAGCGCTCGAATTCCACATCATCGCCGATCAACGGGACACGCAAGACGACGGCGACGTAATCGAAGCCGCCAAGCGCCAACTCCAGAATCCATCGAACGACGTAAGCAATGGCGAGATGGTCGTCGGCCGCTGGGTCGATATTGCGCCCACCGCAAACGTCCACGTCGAGCCTTTCTGGCTCACCCGTGAAACCAAGGCGGGAACCCTCCAGGTGCTAATGGTTGCCGATCAGTTGGGGGTAACTGGCCGCTATCTCACCTCGGCAAGCATGTCGTTCGGCATCAGCGGTCCGCAGGTGAATTTCCAATTCGATTCCGTGGGGGCGAATAAATTCGGACAGTTGACGAGCCAAAACCTGCCGAAAAGCAACGGACTGGCGCGATGGCTGGGCGTGGTGCTCGACGGGCAGCTCATGTCGGCCGCCACGATCCGCAGCAAGATCACCAATGCCGGCGAGATCACCGGCGACTTCACCCAGCCCGAGGTGGAATTCATCGTCGGGGTGCTCAACGCCGGGGCCCTGCCCGCCGCCCTGGAGAAAAACCCCATCAGCCAGGAGTCGATCAGCGCCGAACTCGGCCGCGACACGATCCAGTCCAGCGAGATGGCGATGTTCGTCTCCGGCATCGCCGTGCTGATCTTCATGCTCTTCTACTACCGCTTCGCGGGAATCGTTGCCGACGCGGCCGTGTTGTTCAACCTGCTGCTGTTGCTGGCCTTGATGATCTTGCTGAAGGCGGCCTTTACGCTTTCCGGTCTCGCCGGCTTGGTGCTCAGCATCGGAATGGCCGTCGACTCGAACGTGCTCATCTACGAGCGCATGCGCGAAGAAAAAGAGCGCGGGGCGGCACTGCGCATGGTCATTCGCAACGGCTTCGGCCGCGCCATGGCCACGATCATCGACATGCACTCGACCACCATCATCACGGGGCTGGTGCTGTATTTGATCGGCACCGACCAGCTCAAGGGCTTCGCCGTGACGCTCGTGCTGGGCTTGTTGGTGAATCTGTTCACCGCCGTGTTTTGTGCCCGGGTGGTGTTCGACGTTGCCGAGCGGAAGCGATTGCTGACGCAACTGAAGATGCTCCGGCTGTTCGGCGATACGAAGATCGATTTCGTGGCGATCATGGTCCCGGCGATTTGCGTGTCGGTGTTGATCAGCGTCCTGGGCGTGGTTTGCTTCTGGCACCGCTCGGTCGTCGGTCCAGGTATGTTCGACACCGACTTCACTGGTGGCACGGTCGTGCAGATTGTGCTCAAGGACAGCTCACCGATGACGGACGCCGGGGTTCGGGCGCTGGTCGAGCCTGACGCGAAACTGCCCGACTCGGCCGTCGTGACTGTCGAGGGGAAGGAAAACCGTCAATTCATCATCCGCACCTCGAACCAAGACCCGAACCAAGTCAAGCTTGAGTTGGCCAAGCTATTCGGGGGCAAACTGCAGACGTACGGTGTTGGTCCACTGGCGGATTTGCACGCACTCAAGGCATCCACGCCGGCCACGTCAGCTCCAACAACGCCGCCGGCAGCCACTCCGCCGCCAACAAGCCCGCCACCCAAACCAGCGGCATCGGTCCAATCCCCAACCGCTCCGAACAGCGGCGCGACAAAGGCGGGCGAAGGGTCGAACAGTGCAACCAGCGGTGGTGGAACCCCGGGGGCCGGCAAGGCACCGGCCAACAAGACCGAAGAAAAGTCCAGCCCGCCGAGCGCAGATCGTAATAAGTCATCCGCAATTCCGTCGGGCGGCGCGCGATCGCTTTCGGCCCTCTCGAATCGACTGTTGGCGATTCTCTCTCCCGATGCGCTGTTGATCGCGGATACGTCTCCCGCCGTAGCGGCAATCGACGCCAAGGCGCCTGATAAATCCACCGACAATTCAGCGGACGATAAGACGCCAAAAACGAAGGCCCCGGTCGCCAAGCCAAGCGACAAAACGCCCGACGACAGCGCCGCCGCCACGAAGACTCCTGCGACAACTGCCGCAGCCGCAAAGACGGCCACAGCAGCCGCTCCGGCAGCGACGACACCGGCAGCGACAACCCCGGCAGTGACAACCCCGGCAGCGACAACCCCGGCAGCCACAACCCCGGCGGCGAAAACACCATCACCGGCCACACCGGCGCCTGTTTCGCCCACTACCTCGACACCGGCCGTTCCAGCATCGACGCCGTCCGGCGCGGCAACGTCGCCGCCGGCCAGCAAGACCACGGAACCTCCGGCCGCGCCCTCCGCAAAAGAAACCCCCGCCGCACCTTCCGGCAGCTCCATCTTCACCGAACCCGCGGCCACGAGCGGGCCAGCAGCATTCGGCGGCGGCACCGAGACCACGCTGAATTTCGAGCAAGAGATTACCTACGACGGCGTCGACGGACTACTGCGAGATGCGCTCGGAAAAGATGTCCGCTTCGAGGTGACCAATCCAAATTATCAGCCCGGCGACCGCAAACCGTTCAAATCTTGGACCCTATTGGTCGCGCTGCCGCCCGATCAAGCCCGGCCGCTGCTGGAAAAATTCCGCGAAAAACTGGGCAACACACCGGTGTTCCTCGGCGTTTCGAATATTGGTGGCCGCGTTGCCGGAGACACCCAAACCACGGCTCTCTACGCTCTTTTGGCGAGCATCGCAATGATCGTGATCTACATCTGGATTCGGTTCCAGAATGTGATTTACGGAATCGGGGCGGTGGTGGCGCTGATCCACGACGTGTTTATCACCGTGGCGGCGCTCGCGATCAGTTCCTACGTCGCGCCGTATCTCGGTTTCGCGCTGGTGGATCCGTTCAAGATCAGCTTGAACGTCGTGGCCGCGATTCTGACGATCTGCGGATACTCGATCAGCGACACGATCGTCATTTTCGACCGTATCCGCGAGGTGCGCGGCAAGAGCCCCGATCTGACGCGCGACATCATCAATCTGAGCGTGAACCAAACGCTCAGTCGCACCGTGCTGACCGTGTTCACGGTGCTGTTGGTGACGTTGATTCTGTATATCTCCGGGGGCCAGGCGATCCATGCCTTCGCCTTTACGATGCTCATCGGGCTGATTTCGGGAACCTACAGCTCGGTATACATCGCCGCCCCGTGCCTGCTCTGGATGCGCAGCCGCAAGAGCCAAGGCACGACGCGCATCCAATAG
- the yajC gene encoding preprotein translocase subunit YajC: MALIADAAPAAGGGNGAGGAAGGGGIPFPFVALILILGLGYVMLFLPERKKQKAFRDQIASLKKNDRVVTIGGIYGIVSNIQRDIDKVTVKVDDQTKIDFTLGAISKVISTEGASDADKSAAK, encoded by the coding sequence ATGGCGCTTATTGCCGATGCCGCTCCCGCAGCCGGTGGCGGCAATGGGGCCGGAGGCGCTGCTGGCGGTGGCGGAATCCCCTTTCCCTTTGTCGCCCTGATCCTGATCCTCGGCCTCGGCTACGTGATGCTCTTTTTGCCGGAGCGAAAAAAACAAAAAGCCTTTCGCGACCAAATCGCATCGTTGAAAAAGAACGACCGGGTCGTCACCATCGGCGGCATTTATGGAATCGTCTCCAATATCCAACGCGATATCGACAAAGTGACCGTCAAAGTCGACGATCAAACCAAGATCGATTTCACGCTTGGCGCGATCTCGAAAGTGATTTCCACCGAGGGCGCCTCCGACGCCGACAAATCGGCGGCGAAATAG